GCACAGGCGGCAATATTTGTCGAAGCTGCtgcatattaacatattttgttaaaattgaAACAATAAGCTACACAATATTCTAGTTAATGTGAATGGTTTTTAAAACTCAAAATTAGTGCACATCATACCACACATACAGTGAAGGGGAGTATGTTAGGTTGTCTACACAGACTAACCAAGGTTTATTTACTTGCGTGAATCTTAACTACTCATTCAAACAGAAGCTTTATGAACACACGACACACAACTGGAAAATATTATTCAGTGTATAAATGGGAGGGTTGGAGAccgggtgtgtgtgtgggagggggggggtgagagggtaGTGTTCTTGATTTCCTAAAGATATCAAGGCCCACACAACTTTCATATATCACCATACATTTTTTTGCATAGGCCCAATATATAAACAGTGTTTTAGAAGCATTTTCTTTTCCGTCACAGTACAAGCAAACCAGGAGGATGTCACAGACTCTCATAATAGTGGGTATTAACTTCTTCGCATTTGATTTGGTGAAAAACGTTTTAAAACAGCAACGTCACCTACTCACAGGACTGGAAACTatatggagggggagggggtgagtaTCGTGAAGTACAAGTGGGGAGtagaaaatctaaaaataacaataacattattttgattaatttaacACTTGTAGAGCATTTAGTATTGTGGTATGTGTGCTAATCTAGATTATGTGGAATTATTCTGTGATTTGAAACATTGGGAGTAATTTTAAATCTAAAGCGATGTTGCAAGagtgtttccatggcaacactTCACCACCACTTCTCACAGAGAATGAAGACATTCAAGtctattttgtttcatgtttttttttttctcacagaaataaggttttttttacttcttgtATATCACAAATAACTAGCAGGACAATTTATTTACAACTGCTGAATAAAATTAATATGTACAATTCTGCTTTCATCTTACTGCTTAACCAAATAAAACTGACATgtcaagaaaaagaaagcaagatgaatgtttcttttccagcgaattaaaaaaaaaattaaaaaaaaaatcggtcaCACTTAAAAGGACTAAGAGGCGTGGAGGTCTGCCATGGCCCGGATGATTCAATGAGGAATAATTATGCAGATGACGTAATTAACGTCGACCCGAGACAATTTTGCTGGGTATTTCCCAAGGAGAATAGACCCCTTGATTTACAAACCGCATCAGCAAAagcaaaaattacaaaatggaaATGGAGAGTTCTTTTGCAGTTTTGGATTCCAAAAATGCTGAAATGAAATTCCAAACAGCAAATATTACTTTAACCGAGCTAAGAGCTGCCCTGaggtaaagaaagaaaaagaaaaaaagctgAATTTGTTATGGTTTGCCAAATAAAGGGTTATTGAACTACTGTCAAATTCCAAACACGTGACTAGCCAAACCACCAAAGATATTGTATCGACATTTGCATTGGTCGATACTAATATTATTGCATCAGGTACAGatcttttaataatatttcttgCCACTGCACTGCTCAATTTTAATCTGCATCTTATGCATTTTTTCGTATGTCTGTAATGCATTGTCAACACATGTGACATGTTACTAAGTTTGGATTAATGGGTTTAAGCGACTGATGAACTGTTTCTATGGTAACATATATTGTCACCATGGTGAGTCAAATTAATGGCGACGAAACTACCCCCAAAATATTCTAACATAAACATGCGACATCTCTGCATATGAACTATTTATAAGTATATTCATAATACTGTGAGACATGCGTTCACCTTCTGACAATGTCATATGGGTGTGTTTTAACTTCTATGGACCTGCTAGAGTGGTATTCTAACATGTATATGCAACATCTCTGCATATGAACTATTATAAGTATAATCATTATACTGTGAGACATGCTCTCACCTTCTGACAATGTCATATGGATGTGTTTTAACTTCTATGGACCTGCTAGAGTGGTATTCTAACATAAATATGCAACATCTCTGCATATGAACTATTATAAGTATAATCATTATACTGTGAGACATGTGTTCACCTTCTGACAATGTCATATGCATGTGTTTTAACCTCTATGGACCTGCTAGAGTGGTAATGCCCAGAACTAAGAACTTTCCAATATCTGTTACATGATATAcaatattgattgattgattgattgattaatatcACACTATTGGCAGATATTGTGATTGTCAGAGTACAGATGTAAAGCCATATAAGCtattttcttgtcttttcttccttttttcccccaaactttgaaatgtttatCATCAGTCCTGCACCAGGAGTTTCTGTGTTGTTTCTGTGTTATAATAatcattaaatgaataaatagtTTCTAGGGATTTCCACCATCTCACGTTGTTACACCCAACCTTCTAGtattgaaattatataaatagtACAAAGAAGTGAGAGAAACAAACAAGTGGAATAGCACATCGAATCCAGAAATGACACCGTAGAGCCCTCCCAACCCTCACACCCCCCACTTTGAAAACAACCATGAAAATGTTAGGTTTGCATACACAACTGCCTGttagtattattatcattactttgttaaatttgaataatGTACCAAACTCAGTTGATAATGTAAACCGGATAATGCAACTTAGATTAAAGCTTCAATTTGTTCTCTTCAAAAATGGCATTGTAATACCGCAACGGTACAAAATAAGTTAATATCACCTGTAAGGTTAAAGGTCAAGACTCAAATTTAACCTGTAAGGTTAAAGGTCAAGACTCATCTGAAGACCAGTCTAAAGGTAACAAACAATAAAGCAGGGTCAGTGAGTACCTCTCGCAAGAATATGAATATCAAACTGGGTTGTTTTTTGCAAGCACAACTTGTCTCACCAATGTCTgctattttgttaatttttgaaGCATTAAAAGCATAGTCCAAAAGTTTCATTTTGCAGTGAAGAAAAAGGATGCTTAGAATATGTCCCTCCTTCAGCAGTCACAAAGAAATGCTCACCTGTAAGTCCTGTATTACCTTTGTAATATGAGGAAACGGATGTTTTAATATCTTCTGAAACATTTGTTACTGTTTAGTACAATGAAGACCTGGCCTACACGTACCACACTGTTGTACCACAGCTAGCTAGCTAGAAAAACATAATTGCATATACGAATCGAGATGAAACTGTTATCGTTAAATACCTATTGAAGCTAAACACCTGGTAATTGCATTTTATTGGaccaaaagaaaaagataagTCTGGAAGAGAACATTGCTCAAGAAACTGAACTGAAACTGGTGAGATTAGAAATATGGTTACAGAACGCAATCATATTCTTTGAAGGAGCGATTGTTTTACATTGTTTCCGAGAACGAATATCCATCTTTTATCATCGTGACAGCTTCATAGTTACATTTGTCAACATGTGTAACATGTCATTTGTGACCACCACTGCAATGTTATACCATGTTCAATAGAGTAATAAAAGATACCTCATCTAAGACTTGTCTAAAGATTTAGTTGTATGTATGGTAATCCATACTAGCCCTCAAAATGTTAGCACTTCCCAGACAGatttttaaaagtaattaaaaGAGGACAATgttaaaacacttgaaaaaaaGTGAACAAGTTTTCTGATTTATGAGAAAAAGGACACCTGGTGATGCCCTACTGTGTATGCTCTTTTTCTGCCCAGCATATTGAAGGAGGAGCGATAGTTATTCAGTTTCCAGTATTAAAGAGAATGATTCTAGTTTGATAATTGCTACGGGATATATGTTAAGAGATGGGAAGTTAGAGAGATAGGTATCCATTACTCCATTAAACAGATGCATGGCTGTGTGTATGTCAGCACATTTCTGTACACTGACTTATCCACACAGATGTAGCTTTCACTGGCAAACGCCATCTGTGTTTACAACCAGGCAACTTGACACTCCTCATTAAAACCagatagaagttttacgtaaaaaaaaaataaaaaaaataaaaaaaattcaatcaatcatacaaataaatattatttaccTAATCAAACATGAAACACACAAATTGGATGAATTGATACAGTCATGGTGGCAGAATGCACCACATCCTTTGCAGGACACTAGGCCCTTTAGTTTACAACTGCTGCAATCTACGGACGGTCCATTCTTGGTATCCGTCGGGTCTTTGGAGGAGGTCACATTGGCAGCCACTATTTGATTCGCACTCGTACTCTTTATACTCTTGACCGGCGAGGGCGACGCGGAACTTAAAAACAGATTGGCTTGAGCACCCTGGCCGCCCGCAGTGCTAAATAAGGGCTTGCTGGAAGAGAcgatggtgggaggggggtgggatgATAGTGACGAGGAGTTTGACGAGGAGTGTTTTAATTGGTTGCTTGTGACAGTTGGCAGAAGCTGAACCATGGTAGTTTTGGCAGATAGTCCAGGTGCCGTAGCAAAAGTCGTCTTACTCATGAGCGAGTTAGCTGGATGTTCCTTGGACGATAACGAATGCATTGTGACCTGGGCCTGCCCTAGACCAGTCTGTTCCGTTATACGGACAAAGTTGGGTTTGCTAGGGTCCACGGCATAGACCTTAACGACTTGGGTGCTCTCCACTTGAGAGGGCCGGATCGTCTTCCGTTCGCTATTTACGGATGGTCTCATGCTAGATATCGAGGGTGTGGCCGCCAATCCTATAGAGGCCGCTCGGTTTGCAGCTACCAAGGAATTAACTTGGGTGGTGCTGATACAGTTTAAAGCACTACTTGAAACAACATTTGGGAGGTGACTCCTCGACTTAGCGACGTTTGCACTCGTCGAACTAATGAGTTCAACCTTTGACGTTGTGACTGTTCTAGATTGGCTATTTACATTTGGTTGACTAACAATTACCAGCGACATCCCCGGCTGAGCTTTGATGATGATTGGCTTCACCGTCTGGTGAGGTGGCTTCTCTGAGGACACTGCCACTGCCACAACTTGATTTGTCCTCCCAGATATTTCTCCAGATTGATTCGTTACTAACGCTGTCACGCTGGAGAGGTCACCGAGTTGATTATTGAGCAAAGCAGACACAGCGGTAGCGTTAGTGGGAACTATTGATTTCAGTTGTGTGAGATTGTGAGGTCGCCCCCTACCTAAGATAGTTGGGACATGGCCATAGGGCCGAGCAGTCCTCTCGGGTGGCGACCTCTGTTGAAGCTTGGCACTAGTTTGTGCTTTTATCTGAGCTAATGTCTTAGTCTGCCCGTGAGCAGCCTGCACTTTGGCTAACATTTGAGTTTTGATCTGCGCTAGCGTCCTTGTTTGCCCCTGTTTCATACCAGTTCCCTTGACCTGAGCCACTGTCCTTGCTGAAACAATACTACTCTGTGGACTACCGAGAGGCCTCTGTAGACCTCGACCGAGGCTAGTGGGAGGTTCCTCACTCTCCTGCTTGATGCGTTTCTCCAAAGGAacatccccccttccccttggCAAGAGCGCCTCACCTGGACGTTTCAAATTCAGCGAAGGCAATATCCGGCCCGTGTTTAAAATGCCAGTTATTGCACCCGATCTCTGCTTTTCTACAAATCCTTTCTCCTTCTGAGTTGCGTTAGCTATGTCCGTCAAGAGTTTACTACAGACGTAATCGTTCCTCTGTTTGGATTTCTTGGGAGAAGTCATTTTGAGGTGTTTGGCATTCTGCGCAGCGGCTGCTGCTGCCTTCACCTCCTTCAAATTCAGTTTCAGGATGATCTTGCCGTGCCTTTCTGGTTTGACCTCCATCTGACCTGGAGGTGTTGGTGGTGGTAGGGGAGGAATACCAGGAGATCGTGGACCCTTCTCCTTCTTGACCGACTCCTGTCTGGCAGCGACCGCCTGCTTTGGAGGTTGTTCGCTCACAGAATGCTTTGTGCTGGTTCTCGATTCGCAGTGCACCACGGGAGCACTACGCCTGGTGGATTTCTTTGGAGGTGAGCTTAAGAGCGTAGCGTGGAGATTTGCTAATGGGTTCACGTACGACTGTCCCCAGAAAGGCTCAAAGTTTGCCCTCTGTAGATAGAGAGGAAAAAGTATTTTATGAACACTGTTCGTATCCTCTACTACTAGTACAGGCCAAGATCTGACAGTGTCAATAAACAAGCAAAGTGATCGGAACAAATGGGTGACTTAATCAATTAaatcttgtagaaatctggtatCTGAAGTTTCCCATCTTAA
This window of the Apostichopus japonicus isolate 1M-3 chromosome 9, ASM3797524v1, whole genome shotgun sequence genome carries:
- the LOC139974104 gene encoding uncharacterized protein — protein: MEDRKRRQKGRTWIEASELVLKKYPNRPLSFREILRDIQALKLKDVSGNGSEACLNAMLHIGSRGPQSLFYKVVGLNGVYGLRRDLPQEARDLLEIKSDEPLDASLDTEGPIHDEKYIPMKKRPLCVLPPKAHQYIPSLLRFRPDTTSTNIINPSSDRNMLEFPDGKRLPGSHSRHHSKDRSKLAINGDESSIPRRKSERVLRPKYHHHHKHHRRKAVRIILKPLKPPEGETNGQKEDFFGNSRRPQTISEILASLHGKQPRRRLPKRNRKLSLKGLERRSLSVDLETPDSKLVHVNPKNLINKHTFNSLPLQHQYKLLRLLPEVDTVKTPDSNLRLRAAALDNEFFAKACSQWRTRLKNGEFTPEMQARLQQELMKERSKVDPWKRANFEPFWGQSYVNPLANLHATLLSSPPKKSTRRSAPVVHCESRTSTKHSVSEQPPKQAVAARQESVKKEKGPRSPGIPPLPPPTPPGQMEVKPERHGKIILKLNLKEVKAAAAAAQNAKHLKMTSPKKSKQRNDYVCSKLLTDIANATQKEKGFVEKQRSGAITGILNTGRILPSLNLKRPGEALLPRGRGDVPLEKRIKQESEEPPTSLGRGLQRPLGSPQSSIVSARTVAQVKGTGMKQGQTRTLAQIKTQMLAKVQAAHGQTKTLAQIKAQTSAKLQQRSPPERTARPYGHVPTILGRGRPHNLTQLKSIVPTNATAVSALLNNQLGDLSSVTALVTNQSGEISGRTNQVVAVAVSSEKPPHQTVKPIIIKAQPGMSLVIVSQPNVNSQSRTVTTSKVELISSTSANVAKSRSHLPNVVSSSALNCISTTQVNSLVAANRAASIGLAATPSISSMRPSVNSERKTIRPSQVESTQVVKVYAVDPSKPNFVRITEQTGLGQAQVTMHSLSSKEHPANSLMSKTTFATAPGLSAKTTMVQLLPTVTSNQLKHSSSNSSSLSSHPPPTIVSSSKPLFSTAGGQGAQANLFLSSASPSPVKSIKSTSANQIVAANVTSSKDPTDTKNGPSVDCSSCKLKGLVSCKGCGAFCHHDCINSSNLCVSCLIR